From the genome of Brevundimonas sp. NIBR11:
TCAGGATCACCGCCCGTGAGCGTTACGCTCGACCTGTCGCGCACCTCTGCCCCGGCCCCCAAGGCACCCGTCAACCTCTCCGGTCTGACGCGCGCGGGCCTGCGTCAGGCGCTGATCGACGCAGACATCTGCCCGCCCGAGAAGGCGAAGATGCGCGCCTCCCAGGTGTGGAGCTGGATGCACCACTACGGCGTGACCGACTTCGCAGCGATGAGCAATATTGGCCGGGCGACGCAGGAGGCGATGGCCGCCGCCTTCACCCTCGCCCGCCCCGAGATCGTCGAGCGCCAGGTGTCGAAGGACGGCACCCGCAAATGGCTGATCCGCACCGCGCCGGGAATCGAGATCGAGGCCGTCTACATCCCCGACGTGGGGCGGGCCGGGGCGCTGTGCGTGTCGTCTCAGGTGGGCTGCACGCTCAACTGCACCTTCTGCCACACGGGTACGCAAAAGCTGGTCCGCAACCTGACCGCCGCCGAGATCGTGGCCCAGGTCCAGGTCGCCCGCGACGACCTGGAGGAATGGCCGTCGCCCAAGGAAGACCGCCGCCTGTCGAACATCGTCTTCATGGGCATGGGCGAGCCGCTCTACAATCTTGATGCCGTGTCCGACGCCATCGACATCATCTCGGACAACGAAGGCATCGCCCTGTCGCGCCGCCGGATCACCGTCTCGACCAGTGGCGTCGTGCCCCAGCTCCAGGCGCTTGGCGAACGTACTCAAGCCATGCTGGCGATCAGCCTGCATGCCACCAACGACCCGCTGCGCGACGTGCTGGTGCCGCTGAACAAGAAGTACAATCTCGAAGCCCTGATGGACGGCATCCGCGCCTATCCAGGCATCTCCAACGCGCGCCGGGTGACGTTCGAATATGTGATGCTGAAGGGCGTCAACGACAGCCCCGACGAGGCCCGCGCGCTTCTGAAGCTGATCGAGGGCATCCCGGCCAAGGTCAACCTGATCCCATTCAACCCCTGGCCCGGCACGGACTATCAGTGCTCGGACTGGAAGACGATCGAGCGGTTCGCCGCCATCCTGAACAAGGCCGGCTATGCCTCGCCCATCCGCACCCCGCGCGGCCGGGACATCCTGGCGGCGTGCGGCCAGTTGAAGTCCGAGAGCGAGAAGGTCCGGGCGAGCGCGCTCAGGAAGGCCGAGCAAGCGGCGGCTTAAATCCGCAAAGACGGCAGATTTCGAGGGCCGACTGGACGGCTATCTTCGACGGCCGTGAACCGCCAACCGCGCCAATTGCTTCGGTAAATACCGCCGACATCGCCAACTCATCCCATCGGCCGATATCGGGATGCGGTTCGTCCCGCCATCCACGCGCGCCGAGGACCACGGTGTGGACTCGCCCCGGAAAGACGGTTCATCTTCGAACCATGACCGCGCCGATGACATTTCCGACCTTCATCCAGGCGGTCGCGACCGAGGCCCGACGGATTCCCCGCAATGGGCTGCTTTGCATGGCCGCAGGGTCGGCGGCGTCCATCGGGTGCGAGCTGGTTCTCTGGTCCCACAGGCCCGGCCTGCAGACGACGGACTTCGGTCTGTACGGCGGCCTGGCTCTGGTTTGGGTCGGCCTGTCCTATCTCGTGCCGATGCTCATGCTGGGGCGACGGGCGTCGGCCGGCGGCTTTTTCAAGTTCGTCGCGACCTCTCTCGCCCTGCTTCTGCCCATGCTGGCTGCGATCGCCCTGCTGGTAATGGCGCTCAAGATGGGGTCGGCGTTCGGGCTGCTGGGCTTGGTCCTGCTGCTCTCTGCGGTCGTCCTCCTGCCCATGCTCGCGGGGTGGCCGCTGCTACAGGCGAACAGCGCCGGTTTCGTCAGCCCCTATTGGGCCTTCAAGGCGACCCGAGGCATGCGCTGGTCGCTGGTTGGCCTCTCGTTCGCCGTCGGCGGGATGGGAAAAACCCTTCCCGGAGCCGGAACGGCCGATGATCTCTGGGCGGCCCTGGCGCTGGCGGCCCTCGGCGCGGCCGTCAGTTTTCTCGTAGCGATGATCGGTTTCGGGATGGCGGTCGTCGCCTACAAGCAAATGGCTGCCGCCTTCCCCGATCCGATCATATAAGGACATCCTTATATGATTGT
Proteins encoded in this window:
- the rlmN gene encoding 23S rRNA (adenine(2503)-C(2))-methyltransferase RlmN — protein: MSVTLDLSRTSAPAPKAPVNLSGLTRAGLRQALIDADICPPEKAKMRASQVWSWMHHYGVTDFAAMSNIGRATQEAMAAAFTLARPEIVERQVSKDGTRKWLIRTAPGIEIEAVYIPDVGRAGALCVSSQVGCTLNCTFCHTGTQKLVRNLTAAEIVAQVQVARDDLEEWPSPKEDRRLSNIVFMGMGEPLYNLDAVSDAIDIISDNEGIALSRRRITVSTSGVVPQLQALGERTQAMLAISLHATNDPLRDVLVPLNKKYNLEALMDGIRAYPGISNARRVTFEYVMLKGVNDSPDEARALLKLIEGIPAKVNLIPFNPWPGTDYQCSDWKTIERFAAILNKAGYASPIRTPRGRDILAACGQLKSESEKVRASALRKAEQAAA